Proteins encoded in a region of the Acidobacteriota bacterium genome:
- a CDS encoding DNA (cytosine-5-)-methyltransferase: MTAVELCVGAGGLALGAARAGISKQVLIDNDPRACETLRENLKALVSVQSSWSICCEDISGYDFSQHSGVDVVIGGPPCQPFSRGGSRRGWTDKREMLPHLVRAVRECHPRGFLIENVRGLLDPPFNDYFTYVTLQLQFPGAERRRGERWREHRARLLRLQARRSASEPRYNVTWRTLNAADYGVAQRRERVFVVGLRADIAETFAFPEPTHTREKLIFEQWETSEYWDRHGVARPGRLSRSPRLGTDCLPHDSPPLGAAWRTVRDAIGDLPRLSRGRASRGIANHCLNPGARSYAGHEGSQLDWVAKTIKAGRHGVPGGENTLSMRGGRVRYLSVRECARLQSFPDDWVFSGSWCSCMRQVGNAVPVSLAEAVAVPLVAALKGPAQPASPKCALAKPVLPNSKH; this comes from the coding sequence ATTACGGCCGTTGAACTCTGTGTTGGGGCCGGTGGCCTGGCTCTCGGTGCCGCGCGGGCCGGCATATCTAAGCAGGTTCTCATCGACAACGATCCGCGGGCCTGCGAAACTCTCCGCGAAAACTTGAAGGCACTTGTCTCCGTCCAGTCGAGCTGGAGCATTTGTTGCGAGGACATTTCGGGGTACGACTTCTCACAACACTCGGGGGTTGACGTTGTCATCGGCGGACCGCCATGTCAGCCATTCTCCCGCGGCGGAAGCCGCCGTGGCTGGACGGACAAACGCGAAATGCTGCCCCACCTCGTGCGGGCTGTCCGCGAATGCCACCCGCGCGGTTTCCTGATTGAAAATGTTAGGGGGCTCCTGGACCCCCCATTCAACGATTACTTCACCTACGTTACCCTCCAACTCCAGTTTCCAGGTGCCGAACGAAGACGGGGGGAACGATGGCGAGAGCACAGAGCGAGGCTTCTTCGTTTACAGGCCCGAAGATCTGCCTCCGAACCTCGGTATAACGTAACCTGGCGGACTCTGAACGCGGCCGACTACGGGGTGGCTCAGCGCCGCGAGAGGGTTTTTGTCGTCGGGCTTCGCGCCGACATTGCGGAGACCTTCGCCTTCCCCGAGCCGACGCACACGCGCGAGAAGCTCATTTTCGAGCAATGGGAAACTAGCGAATACTGGGATCGCCATGGCGTGGCAAGGCCGGGGCGGCTTTCGCGCTCACCACGGCTGGGGACCGACTGTCTTCCGCACGATTCTCCGCCCCTGGGCGCGGCCTGGCGAACGGTACGCGACGCGATCGGCGACTTGCCGCGATTGAGCCGAGGCCGTGCGTCGCGTGGGATTGCGAATCATTGCCTCAATCCCGGCGCACGCTCGTACGCGGGGCACGAGGGTAGTCAGTTGGATTGGGTCGCAAAAACGATCAAGGCCGGGCGCCACGGCGTGCCCGGTGGAGAAAATACCCTGAGCATGCGCGGCGGACGCGTGCGTTACCTCTCAGTGCGCGAGTGTGCGCGCCTCCAGTCGTTTCCCGACGACTGGGTATTCAGCGGCTCTTGGTGCTCCTGCATGCGCCAAGTTGGGAACGCCGTCCCAGTGAGCCTTGCCGAGGCGGTCGCGGTACCGCTTGTCGCCGCGTTGAAGGGCCCGGCGCAACCGGCTAGCCCAAAATGCGCCCTTGCGAAGCCCGTGCTCCCAAATTCGAAGCACTGA
- a CDS encoding tRNA 4-thiouridine(8) synthase ThiI, whose product MPLQPPLVTACCTCATVSWLRISSQSSVLSCQFMEFLLHGHEFNLKGANRGFFTSRLRANLELMLEGCGCTIGMRGLGLLVSCPIEHAAAVRARLQRALGVQTITAGERTEPEAGAIAPVALAAIAAQRGPTFALDVQRPDKALALRSYDVAVAVGRYIEERLGLPVDLEQPARKCTILLSRKGALVSRGAETGPGGMPAGTAGRMVALLSSGFDSPVAAYRMIRRGARAGLLHFYATPPAGQGSSVPAVEALARQLTRYQLHTRLYLCPFVPVQQAIVAAAPSRFRVLLYRRMMLRIAAAVATTAHAHGLITGDSLGQVASQTVLNLEAVSAAVRLPIYRPLIGDDKHAIQAEARAIGTFAISSEQTEDCCSAFMPRSPALSSSPDELAAAERDLPTDELVRAAVDGIQTVRLKLAGGEPATAAT is encoded by the coding sequence ATGCCGCTGCAGCCTCCATTGGTAACCGCGTGCTGCACATGCGCGACGGTCTCATGGTTGAGGATTAGCTCTCAGTCGTCAGTTCTCAGTTGTCAGTTTATGGAGTTCCTGCTGCATGGGCACGAGTTCAACCTGAAAGGGGCGAACCGGGGGTTTTTCACCTCGCGCCTGCGCGCCAATCTTGAACTCATGCTCGAAGGCTGCGGCTGCACTATCGGCATGCGTGGCCTGGGATTGCTGGTGAGCTGTCCGATCGAGCACGCTGCCGCAGTGCGCGCGCGGCTGCAACGGGCGCTGGGCGTGCAGACCATTACCGCAGGGGAGCGCACCGAGCCGGAGGCTGGCGCGATTGCGCCGGTGGCGCTGGCGGCCATTGCGGCGCAGCGGGGGCCGACGTTCGCGCTTGACGTCCAGCGGCCGGATAAAGCGCTGGCGCTGCGGTCCTATGACGTCGCCGTCGCCGTGGGTCGCTATATTGAAGAGCGGCTGGGCCTGCCCGTCGATCTGGAGCAGCCCGCGCGGAAATGCACGATTCTACTGAGCCGCAAGGGCGCGCTCGTAAGCCGGGGCGCCGAGACCGGCCCCGGTGGCATGCCCGCCGGAACCGCCGGACGCATGGTGGCGCTGCTGTCGAGCGGCTTTGATTCCCCGGTCGCCGCCTATCGCATGATCCGGCGCGGCGCCCGCGCCGGCCTGCTGCATTTTTACGCGACGCCACCCGCCGGCCAGGGCTCGAGTGTGCCTGCCGTCGAAGCGCTGGCGCGCCAGCTCACCCGTTACCAGCTCCACACGCGGTTGTATCTGTGTCCCTTCGTGCCGGTGCAGCAGGCCATTGTCGCGGCGGCGCCCAGCCGCTTCCGCGTGCTGCTCTACCGCCGCATGATGCTGCGCATCGCCGCCGCCGTGGCCACGACCGCCCATGCCCACGGGTTGATCACCGGCGACTCGCTCGGTCAGGTCGCCAGCCAGACGGTGCTGAATCTTGAGGCGGTCAGCGCCGCGGTCCGCTTGCCGATTTATCGCCCCCTGATCGGTGACGACAAGCACGCCATTCAGGCGGAAGCGCGCGCCATCGGCACCTTCGCCATCTCCAGTGAGCAAACAGAAGACTGCTGCAGCGCCTTCATGCCCCGCAGCCCCGCGTTGTCCAGTTCGCCGGACGAGCTCGCGGCCGCCGAGCGTGACCTGCCCACCGACGAGCTGGTGCGCGCTGCCGTCGACGGCATTCAAACCGTCCGCCTCAAGCTTGCCGGTGGGGAGCCAGCCACCGCTGCCACCTGA
- a CDS encoding ABC transporter ATP-binding protein encodes MPTIVRAEKVTKIYPVGEIQVAALRGVTLAVEAGEFVSIVGASGSGKSTLLHILGGLTQPTRGRVFIEGTEYGTLSDGQRTALRRRSIGIVFQKFNLLPTLDAAANIAIAREIAGAPAIPDGYEQHLVQLLGIGERLHHRPTQLSGGEQQRVAIARALINQPRILLADEPTGNLDSVNSEAVLGVLLELNRTLGQTILMITHNAAAASIGNRVLHMRDGLMVED; translated from the coding sequence ATGCCTACGATTGTGCGGGCCGAAAAAGTTACAAAAATATACCCCGTCGGAGAGATTCAGGTGGCAGCCTTGCGCGGGGTGACGCTGGCGGTGGAAGCGGGCGAGTTTGTCTCCATCGTGGGGGCTTCGGGCAGCGGCAAAAGCACCCTGCTGCATATTCTGGGAGGGCTGACGCAGCCCACCCGTGGCCGCGTCTTCATTGAAGGCACGGAATACGGCACTTTATCCGATGGCCAGCGGACGGCCCTGCGGCGGCGCTCGATCGGCATCGTCTTTCAGAAGTTCAATCTGCTCCCTACCTTAGATGCCGCCGCCAACATTGCGATTGCACGCGAAATTGCCGGCGCACCGGCGATTCCCGACGGCTACGAACAACACCTGGTGCAACTGCTGGGCATCGGCGAGCGGCTGCATCACCGTCCGACGCAGCTTTCCGGCGGCGAGCAGCAGCGGGTAGCGATCGCCCGCGCGCTCATCAACCAGCCCCGTATCCTGCTGGCCGATGAGCCCACCGGTAATCTCGACTCGGTCAACTCGGAAGCCGTGCTGGGCGTGCTGCTGGAGCTGAACCGGACGCTGGGGCAGACGATTCTGATGATTACGCACAATGCCGCTGCAGCCTCCATTGGTAACCGCGTGCTGCACATGCGCGACGGTCTCATGGTTGAGGATTAG